A single region of the Mus caroli unplaced genomic scaffold, CAROLI_EIJ_v1.1 scaffold_11004_1, whole genome shotgun sequence genome encodes:
- the LOC110288460 gene encoding vomeronasal type-1 receptor 4-like has translation MDSFRIENGDCVSTFTLPFNILSLRTRTDSMEASELSIRMVFIFLTTIGILGNFTLLYHYIYFYLTRYRLRSTDWILIHLIVANILTVLGKGVPQTISSFGFTDFLNDIGCKLVSSLHRVGRGASIGSTSLLSVFQAIVISPRNSRDSELKVRTHKCICCSVYLNWLIYLFINSVNLVYLRARNGNESTTNLKSFFFCYSVRHDPTSDILYATLLSSPEVILLGLMLWASGSMVLTLYRHKQMMQYISRTSLSSRSSPASRATKTILLLVCTFVSFYTISSACHSFVTLLYNPSWSLVNMTAMSSLLFPTVCPFLLMSQGSRISSYLKRNIHFP, from the coding sequence ATGGATTCATTTAGGATAGAGAATGGTGACTGTGTCTCCACCTTCACCTTGCCATTCAATATCCTCAGTTTGAGAACAAGAACTGACAGCATGGAAGCCAGTGAGTTGTCTATAAGAATGGTATTCATCTTTCTGACTACAATTGGAATTCTAGGAAATTTCACTCTTCTATAccactatatatatttttacctaACAAGGTACAGGTTAAGGTCTACAGACTGGATTCTAATTCACTTGATTGTAGCCAATATCTTAACTGTACTGGGTAAAGGAGTGCCCCAGACAATATCCTCATTTGGGTTTACAGATTTTCTCAATGATATTGGATGCAAATTGGTTTCTTCTTTACACAGAGTAGGAAGGGGTGCAAGTATTGGCAGCACCTCACTTCTTAGTGTATTTCAGGCCATCGTCATCAGCCCCAGGAACTCCAGGGATTCAGAACTTAAAGTAAGAACACACaagtgcatttgttgttcagtGTACCTCAActggttgatttatttatttataaacagtgTTAACCTTGTGTATTTGAGGGCAAGAAATGGCAATGAAAGCACAACAAACCTgaagtctttctttttctgttattctgTCCGTCATGATCCAACCAGTGACATCCTTTATGCCACATTACTGTCAAGTCCTGAAGTGATTTTGTTGGGGCTCATGCTATGGGCCAGTGGCTCCATGGTTCTCACACTGTACAGGCACAAGCAGATGATGCAATACATATCCAGGACCAGTCTTTCTTCTAGATCCTCCCCTGCGTCCAGAGCCACTAAAACCATCCTTCTCTTGGTCTGTACTTTTGTCTCCTTTTACACAATTTCTTCTGCTTGTCATTCCTTCGTGACTCTCCTTTATAATCCCAGCTGGTCTCTGGTGAATATGACTGCAATGTCCTCTCTGCTTTTCCCCACTGTTTGTCCCTTTCTTCTCATGAGCCAAGGCTCTCGGATTTCCAGTTACTTGAAAAGGAATATACATTTCCCCTAA